From Pseudochaenichthys georgianus chromosome 11, fPseGeo1.2, whole genome shotgun sequence, a single genomic window includes:
- the LOC117455254 gene encoding ras/Rap GTPase-activating protein SynGAP-like isoform X1, with translation MDTSSKSWLPHQSQFGLVGQAEVGCGGPGVLTPNQSRRASFASVRQSSMETPPNATPQPFRQPSFLNRRLKGSIKRAKSQPKLDRTSSFRQMILPRFRSADQERTRLMQSFKESHSHESLLSPSSAAEALDLVLDEDAIIKPVHSSILGQEYCFEVTTNSGTKCFACRSASERDKWIENLQRAVKPNKDSLFQFQDNSRRVDNVLKLWIIEARDLPAKKRYYCELCLDDMLYARTTSKPRTDTVFWGEHFEFNNLPTIRSLRFHLYKETDKKRRKEKSTYLGLVSIPISSITGRQFVEQWYPVIQSSVLAKSGGVGSTKVINASIRVKSRYQTMNILPMELYKEFAEYITNNYRTLCAVLEPLLSVKSKEEVAFALVHILQSTGKTKEFLSDMAMCEVDRFMDREHLIFRENTLATKAVEEYLKLIGHRYLKDAIGDFIRALYESEENCEVDPMRVPPSVLADHQANLRMCSELLLCKIINSLCIFPRELKEVFASWRARCAERGREDLADSLISSSLFLRFMCPAIMSPSLFNLMQEYPAERTSRTLTLIAKVMQNLASFSKFGPKEEYMYFMNEFLEMEWGSMQQFLYEISNMEAGGNAGGFEGYIDLGRELSMLHSLLWEVMGQLSKDAILKLGPLPRLLNDISVALRNPQLHMPANQQPDRPKDRLFSRPSFNRLMSSDFQSLMMRDLNSSIDISRLPSPTTGVSAVESLSSNLNMRRHAERDLRSSREVFYVTRPPLARSSPAYCTSSSDITEPDPKIHSVNKSVSMMDLQDSRMNSISNLNSVGDMLTSSQASIAGLGHSFGNLCGPLRMGGHLPAGSAGSALRLSQMGHIGGPTESISQQQQQAAAAMHFPLSFQNPLFHLAAQNPPAQPQPHPPPLLLAPEPENGHHDYAPAFGNSAFSRSEDLSALRSQSSLVQPSIVHSHSYSDDFTRQNQSNDYAWHQLSLQVQESLQQQHMMGAASQTPTGTGTPASLATPPTTVHPVRQSSMAPPQHLKSQRSINIPVTATPPKVRPQSRNLLLDSSEGNFTGSGPKLRHPRQQHQQQNEHQQQLHQQQQLQQQQLQQQLQQQLQQQQLQQQQLQQQQLQQQQLQQQQLKQQQQQQQQQQQQQQQQHEQQQQQQQQQQHEQQQQESQQSLTDSPAPGLPYQNSSAKENQGPQAAAEESTDTPTKNTKKSQQTQLQAPQPHLLKPGNKQGSQSTLTTTGLNERTVAWVSNMPHLSADIESLRPDREGQLKEYSKSMDESRLERAKEYEEEIFTLKERLKMSHRKLEEYEQRLMSQEQQTSKILMQYQNRLDNSERRLKQQQVEKDSQIKGIINRLMAVEDELRVGAIPDIKPRILTDQGYGHPGS, from the exons ACCAATCTCGCAGGGCAAGTTTTGCCTCTGTAAGACAGTCGAGCATGGAGACGCCTCCCAATGCCACCCCGCAGCCCTTCAGACAGCCg AGTTTTCTGAATCGGAGGCTGAAGGGCTCCATCAAGAGGGCCAAAAGTCAACCCAAACTGGACCGGACCAGCAGCTTCAGACAAATGATTTTGCCCCGGTTTCGAAGTGCGGACCAAGAGAG GACACGCTTGATGCAGAGCTTCAAAGAATCCCACTCCCATGAATCCCTACtttctcctagcagtgctgCGGAGGCTTTGGACCTCGTTTTGGACGAAGATGCCATAATCAAACCTGTCCACTCGAGCATTTTAGGACAAGAGTACTGCTTTGAG GTAACCACCAATTCAGGGACAAAATGTTTCGCCTGCCGTTCAGCTTCAGAGAGAGACAAGTGGATTGAAAATCTGCAGCGAGCTGTCAAACCAAACAAG GACTCCTTGTTTCAATTCCAGGACAACAGCAGACGGGTGGATAATGTGCTCAAGTTGTGGATCATTGAAGCTCGAGACCTCCCGGCTAAGAAGCGCTACTATTGTGAGCTGTGTCTGGATGACATGCTATACGCACGCACCACCAGCAAACCCCGGACTGACACCGTCTTCTGGGGCGAGCATTTTGAGTTCAACAATTTGCCTACCATTCGTAGCCTTCGTTTTCACCTCTACAAGGAAACTGACAAAAAGAGACGCAAG GAGAAAAGCACATATCTCGGCCTTGTCAGCATCCCCATCTCCAGCATCACGGGCCGGCAGTTTGTGGAGCAGTGGTACCCGGTCATACAGTCCAGTGTCTTGGCCAAAAGCGGCGGTGTCGGGAGTACCAAAGTGATCAACGCCTCAATACGTGTCAAATCTCGCTACCAGACAATGAACATCCTCCCGATGGAGCTGTACAAGGAGTTTGCCGAGTACATCACCAACAACTACCGAACACTGTGTGCCGTCCTGGAGCCACTGCTGAGCGTGAAGAGCAAAGAGGAGGTGGCCTTCGCTCTGGTGCACATCCTGCAAAGCACAGGAAAGACAAAG GAATTCCTGTCTGACATGGCCATGTGTGAGGTGGATCGATTCATGGACAGAGAGCACTTAATTTTTCGAGAGAACACGCTAGCTACGAAGGCTGTGGAAGAGTACCTCAAACTGATAGGTCACAGATACCTCAAAGATGCTATAG GTGACTTTATTCGAGCCTTATACGAGTCTGAGGAGAACTGTGAGGTGGATCCCATGCGCGTCCCGCCCTCAGTCCTCGCTGACCATCAAGCCAACCTTCGAATGTGCAGTGAGCTTCTACTCTGCAAGATCATCAACTCGCTTTg CATATTTCCCCGAGAGCTGAAGGAAGTTTTTGCCTCGTGGAGAGCCAGATGTGCCGAGCGTGGCAGAGAGGATCTGGCAGACAGCCTCATCAGCTCCTCCCTGTTTCTTCGCTTCATGTGCCCAGCCATCATGTCCCCCTCCCTATTCAACCTGATGCAGGAGTACCCCGCTGAGCGCACGTCCCGCACACTCACGCTCATAGCCAAGGTGATGCAGAACCTGGCCAGCTTCAGCAA ATTTGGACCCAAGGAGGAATACATGTATTTCATGAATGAGTTCCTGGAGATGGAGTGGGGCTCCATGCAGCAGTTTCTCTACGAGATTTCAAACATGGAGGCTGGAGGGAACGCTGGAGGGTTTGAGGGCTACATTGACCTCGGCAGAGAATTGTCCATGCTCCACAGCTTACTGTGGGAAGTCATGGGCCAGCTTAGCAAG GATGCTATTCTGAAACTCGGACCCCTGCCGCGGCTGCTGAATGACATCAGCGTCGCCCTGAGGAACCCGCAACTCCACATGCCTGCAAACCAGCAGCCGGACCGACCGAAGGACAGACTCTTCTCGCGGCCATCGTTCAACCGTCTCATGTCCTCTGACTTCCAAAGCCTTATGATGCGTGACTTAAACAG ttcaATAGACATTTCCCGCCTGCCCTCCCCTACGACGGGAGTCTCAGCTGTGGAGTCCCTATCATCTAATCTGAACATGAGACGCCATGCAGAGCGAGACCTCCGCTCGTCGAGGGAAGTGTTCTACGTGACCCGCCCGCCGCTGGCCCGATCCAGCCCCGCCTACTGCACCAGCAGCTCGGATATCACTGAACCGGACCCAAAG ATCCACAGTGTAAATAAAAGCGTGTCCATGATGGACCTCCAGGACTCCCGTATGAACAGCATTTCCAACCTCAACTCTGTGGGAGACATGCTCACCTCCTCTCAAGCCTCCATTGCCGGCCTGGGCCACAGCTTCGGGAACCTCTGCGGTCCCCTCCGGATGGGGGGGCACCTGCCGGCGGGCTCTGCGGGCTCCGCTCTGAGGCTGAGCCAGATGGGCCACATAGGGGGGCCCACCGAGTCCATCtcccaacagcagcagcaggcagcaGCGGCCATGCACTTCCCCCTGTCTTTCCAGAACCCGCTATTCCATCTGGCCGCCCAGAACCCCCCGGCTCAGCCTCAGCctcacccccctcccctcctcctcgCCCCAGAGCCCGAGAACGGTCACCACGACTATGCACCGGCTTTTGGCAACAGTGCTTTCTCCCGCAGCGAGGACTTGTCCGCCCTGCGGTCACAGAGCAGTCTGGTGCAGCCCAGCATCGTCCACTCACACAGCTACAGCGATGATTTCACCCGGCAGAATCAGAGCAACGACTACGCCTGGCACCAGCTGTCACTGCAGGTGCAG GAGTCTCTCcagcagcagcatatgatgGGTGCCGCATCTCAGACCCCCACAGGGACGGGCACCCCCGCCTCCCTGGCCACACCACCCACCACAGTTCACCCTGTCCGCCAGTCATCCATGGCTCCGCCACAACACCTCAAGTCACAGCGGTCAATCAACATTCCAGTCACCGCCACACCTCCAAAAGTTCGCCCGCAGAGCAGGAACCTCCTCCTCGACTCTTCGGAGGGCAACTTCACCGGCAGTGGGCCAAAATTGCGCCATCCACGGCAGCAACATCAGCAGCAAAATGAGCATCAACAGCAGCTACATCAACAGCAGCAACTTCAACAGCAGCAACTTCAGCAGCAACTTCAACAGCAACTTCAACAGCAACAACTACAACAGCAGCAACTACAACAGCAGCAACTACAACAGCAGCAACTACAACAGCAGCAacttaaacaacaacaacaacaacaacaacagcaacagcagcagcagcagcagcaacatgaacagcagcagcagcagcagcagcagcagcaacatgaacagCAGCAACAGGAATCGCAGCAGTCGTTGACTGACAGTCCTGCTCCCGGACTCCCTTACCAGAATAGCTCTGCCAAAGAGAACCAGGGCCCGCAGGCAGCGGCAGAGGAGTCAACAGACACTCCCACAAAAAACACCAAGAAGTCTCAACAGACACAATTGCAGGCGCCACAGCCGCATCTGCTCAAACCAGGCAATAAACAG GGTTCTCAGTCGACTTTGACCACCACGGGCCTCAATGAACGGACAGTGGCCTGGGTGTCCAACATGCCCCATCTCTCTGCTGACATTGAGAGCCTGCGGCCGGACCGTGAGGGTCAGCTGAAAGAGTACTCCAAGAGCATGGACGAGTCCCGACTAGAGAGG GCAAAAGAGTATGAAGAAGAGATTTTTACCCTGAAAGAGCGTCTCAAGATGTCTCATCGCAAGCTTGAAGAATATGAGCAGAGACTCATGTCGCAGGAACAGCAGACAAGCAAAATCCTAATGCAGTACCAGAACCGCCTGGACAACAGTGAGCGGCGTCTAAAACAGCAGCAAGTGGAGAAGGACTCTCAAATCAAAGGCATCATCAACAG ACTCATGGCTGTGGAAGATGAGCTGAGAGTGGGTGCCATTCCTGATATTAAGCCTCGAATCCTCACTGACCAG GGTTATGGCCATCCAGGATCCTGA
- the LOC117455254 gene encoding ras/Rap GTPase-activating protein SynGAP-like isoform X4, with the protein METPPNATPQPFRQPSFLNRRLKGSIKRAKSQPKLDRTSSFRQMILPRFRSADQERTRLMQSFKESHSHESLLSPSSAAEALDLVLDEDAIIKPVHSSILGQEYCFEVTTNSGTKCFACRSASERDKWIENLQRAVKPNKDSLFQFQDNSRRVDNVLKLWIIEARDLPAKKRYYCELCLDDMLYARTTSKPRTDTVFWGEHFEFNNLPTIRSLRFHLYKETDKKRRKEKSTYLGLVSIPISSITGRQFVEQWYPVIQSSVLAKSGGVGSTKVINASIRVKSRYQTMNILPMELYKEFAEYITNNYRTLCAVLEPLLSVKSKEEVAFALVHILQSTGKTKEFLSDMAMCEVDRFMDREHLIFRENTLATKAVEEYLKLIGHRYLKDAIGDFIRALYESEENCEVDPMRVPPSVLADHQANLRMCSELLLCKIINSLCIFPRELKEVFASWRARCAERGREDLADSLISSSLFLRFMCPAIMSPSLFNLMQEYPAERTSRTLTLIAKVMQNLASFSKFGPKEEYMYFMNEFLEMEWGSMQQFLYEISNMEAGGNAGGFEGYIDLGRELSMLHSLLWEVMGQLSKDAILKLGPLPRLLNDISVALRNPQLHMPANQQPDRPKDRLFSRPSFNRLMSSDFQSLMMRDLNSSIDISRLPSPTTGVSAVESLSSNLNMRRHAERDLRSSREVFYVTRPPLARSSPAYCTSSSDITEPDPKIHSVNKSVSMMDLQDSRMNSISNLNSVGDMLTSSQASIAGLGHSFGNLCGPLRMGGHLPAGSAGSALRLSQMGHIGGPTESISQQQQQAAAAMHFPLSFQNPLFHLAAQNPPAQPQPHPPPLLLAPEPENGHHDYAPAFGNSAFSRSEDLSALRSQSSLVQPSIVHSHSYSDDFTRQNQSNDYAWHQLSLQVQESLQQQHMMGAASQTPTGTGTPASLATPPTTVHPVRQSSMAPPQHLKSQRSINIPVTATPPKVRPQSRNLLLDSSEGNFTGSGPKLRHPRQQHQQQNEHQQQLHQQQQLQQQQLQQQLQQQLQQQQLQQQQLQQQQLQQQQLQQQQLKQQQQQQQQQQQQQQQQHEQQQQQQQQQQHEQQQQESQQSLTDSPAPGLPYQNSSAKENQGPQAAAEESTDTPTKNTKKSQQTQLQAPQPHLLKPGNKQGSQSTLTTTGLNERTVAWVSNMPHLSADIESLRPDREGQLKEYSKSMDESRLERAKEYEEEIFTLKERLKMSHRKLEEYEQRLMSQEQQTSKILMQYQNRLDNSERRLKQQQVEKDSQIKGIINRLMAVEDELRVGAIPDIKPRILTDQGYGHPGS; encoded by the exons ATGGAGACGCCTCCCAATGCCACCCCGCAGCCCTTCAGACAGCCg AGTTTTCTGAATCGGAGGCTGAAGGGCTCCATCAAGAGGGCCAAAAGTCAACCCAAACTGGACCGGACCAGCAGCTTCAGACAAATGATTTTGCCCCGGTTTCGAAGTGCGGACCAAGAGAG GACACGCTTGATGCAGAGCTTCAAAGAATCCCACTCCCATGAATCCCTACtttctcctagcagtgctgCGGAGGCTTTGGACCTCGTTTTGGACGAAGATGCCATAATCAAACCTGTCCACTCGAGCATTTTAGGACAAGAGTACTGCTTTGAG GTAACCACCAATTCAGGGACAAAATGTTTCGCCTGCCGTTCAGCTTCAGAGAGAGACAAGTGGATTGAAAATCTGCAGCGAGCTGTCAAACCAAACAAG GACTCCTTGTTTCAATTCCAGGACAACAGCAGACGGGTGGATAATGTGCTCAAGTTGTGGATCATTGAAGCTCGAGACCTCCCGGCTAAGAAGCGCTACTATTGTGAGCTGTGTCTGGATGACATGCTATACGCACGCACCACCAGCAAACCCCGGACTGACACCGTCTTCTGGGGCGAGCATTTTGAGTTCAACAATTTGCCTACCATTCGTAGCCTTCGTTTTCACCTCTACAAGGAAACTGACAAAAAGAGACGCAAG GAGAAAAGCACATATCTCGGCCTTGTCAGCATCCCCATCTCCAGCATCACGGGCCGGCAGTTTGTGGAGCAGTGGTACCCGGTCATACAGTCCAGTGTCTTGGCCAAAAGCGGCGGTGTCGGGAGTACCAAAGTGATCAACGCCTCAATACGTGTCAAATCTCGCTACCAGACAATGAACATCCTCCCGATGGAGCTGTACAAGGAGTTTGCCGAGTACATCACCAACAACTACCGAACACTGTGTGCCGTCCTGGAGCCACTGCTGAGCGTGAAGAGCAAAGAGGAGGTGGCCTTCGCTCTGGTGCACATCCTGCAAAGCACAGGAAAGACAAAG GAATTCCTGTCTGACATGGCCATGTGTGAGGTGGATCGATTCATGGACAGAGAGCACTTAATTTTTCGAGAGAACACGCTAGCTACGAAGGCTGTGGAAGAGTACCTCAAACTGATAGGTCACAGATACCTCAAAGATGCTATAG GTGACTTTATTCGAGCCTTATACGAGTCTGAGGAGAACTGTGAGGTGGATCCCATGCGCGTCCCGCCCTCAGTCCTCGCTGACCATCAAGCCAACCTTCGAATGTGCAGTGAGCTTCTACTCTGCAAGATCATCAACTCGCTTTg CATATTTCCCCGAGAGCTGAAGGAAGTTTTTGCCTCGTGGAGAGCCAGATGTGCCGAGCGTGGCAGAGAGGATCTGGCAGACAGCCTCATCAGCTCCTCCCTGTTTCTTCGCTTCATGTGCCCAGCCATCATGTCCCCCTCCCTATTCAACCTGATGCAGGAGTACCCCGCTGAGCGCACGTCCCGCACACTCACGCTCATAGCCAAGGTGATGCAGAACCTGGCCAGCTTCAGCAA ATTTGGACCCAAGGAGGAATACATGTATTTCATGAATGAGTTCCTGGAGATGGAGTGGGGCTCCATGCAGCAGTTTCTCTACGAGATTTCAAACATGGAGGCTGGAGGGAACGCTGGAGGGTTTGAGGGCTACATTGACCTCGGCAGAGAATTGTCCATGCTCCACAGCTTACTGTGGGAAGTCATGGGCCAGCTTAGCAAG GATGCTATTCTGAAACTCGGACCCCTGCCGCGGCTGCTGAATGACATCAGCGTCGCCCTGAGGAACCCGCAACTCCACATGCCTGCAAACCAGCAGCCGGACCGACCGAAGGACAGACTCTTCTCGCGGCCATCGTTCAACCGTCTCATGTCCTCTGACTTCCAAAGCCTTATGATGCGTGACTTAAACAG ttcaATAGACATTTCCCGCCTGCCCTCCCCTACGACGGGAGTCTCAGCTGTGGAGTCCCTATCATCTAATCTGAACATGAGACGCCATGCAGAGCGAGACCTCCGCTCGTCGAGGGAAGTGTTCTACGTGACCCGCCCGCCGCTGGCCCGATCCAGCCCCGCCTACTGCACCAGCAGCTCGGATATCACTGAACCGGACCCAAAG ATCCACAGTGTAAATAAAAGCGTGTCCATGATGGACCTCCAGGACTCCCGTATGAACAGCATTTCCAACCTCAACTCTGTGGGAGACATGCTCACCTCCTCTCAAGCCTCCATTGCCGGCCTGGGCCACAGCTTCGGGAACCTCTGCGGTCCCCTCCGGATGGGGGGGCACCTGCCGGCGGGCTCTGCGGGCTCCGCTCTGAGGCTGAGCCAGATGGGCCACATAGGGGGGCCCACCGAGTCCATCtcccaacagcagcagcaggcagcaGCGGCCATGCACTTCCCCCTGTCTTTCCAGAACCCGCTATTCCATCTGGCCGCCCAGAACCCCCCGGCTCAGCCTCAGCctcacccccctcccctcctcctcgCCCCAGAGCCCGAGAACGGTCACCACGACTATGCACCGGCTTTTGGCAACAGTGCTTTCTCCCGCAGCGAGGACTTGTCCGCCCTGCGGTCACAGAGCAGTCTGGTGCAGCCCAGCATCGTCCACTCACACAGCTACAGCGATGATTTCACCCGGCAGAATCAGAGCAACGACTACGCCTGGCACCAGCTGTCACTGCAGGTGCAG GAGTCTCTCcagcagcagcatatgatgGGTGCCGCATCTCAGACCCCCACAGGGACGGGCACCCCCGCCTCCCTGGCCACACCACCCACCACAGTTCACCCTGTCCGCCAGTCATCCATGGCTCCGCCACAACACCTCAAGTCACAGCGGTCAATCAACATTCCAGTCACCGCCACACCTCCAAAAGTTCGCCCGCAGAGCAGGAACCTCCTCCTCGACTCTTCGGAGGGCAACTTCACCGGCAGTGGGCCAAAATTGCGCCATCCACGGCAGCAACATCAGCAGCAAAATGAGCATCAACAGCAGCTACATCAACAGCAGCAACTTCAACAGCAGCAACTTCAGCAGCAACTTCAACAGCAACTTCAACAGCAACAACTACAACAGCAGCAACTACAACAGCAGCAACTACAACAGCAGCAACTACAACAGCAGCAacttaaacaacaacaacaacaacaacaacagcaacagcagcagcagcagcagcaacatgaacagcagcagcagcagcagcagcagcagcaacatgaacagCAGCAACAGGAATCGCAGCAGTCGTTGACTGACAGTCCTGCTCCCGGACTCCCTTACCAGAATAGCTCTGCCAAAGAGAACCAGGGCCCGCAGGCAGCGGCAGAGGAGTCAACAGACACTCCCACAAAAAACACCAAGAAGTCTCAACAGACACAATTGCAGGCGCCACAGCCGCATCTGCTCAAACCAGGCAATAAACAG GGTTCTCAGTCGACTTTGACCACCACGGGCCTCAATGAACGGACAGTGGCCTGGGTGTCCAACATGCCCCATCTCTCTGCTGACATTGAGAGCCTGCGGCCGGACCGTGAGGGTCAGCTGAAAGAGTACTCCAAGAGCATGGACGAGTCCCGACTAGAGAGG GCAAAAGAGTATGAAGAAGAGATTTTTACCCTGAAAGAGCGTCTCAAGATGTCTCATCGCAAGCTTGAAGAATATGAGCAGAGACTCATGTCGCAGGAACAGCAGACAAGCAAAATCCTAATGCAGTACCAGAACCGCCTGGACAACAGTGAGCGGCGTCTAAAACAGCAGCAAGTGGAGAAGGACTCTCAAATCAAAGGCATCATCAACAG ACTCATGGCTGTGGAAGATGAGCTGAGAGTGGGTGCCATTCCTGATATTAAGCCTCGAATCCTCACTGACCAG GGTTATGGCCATCCAGGATCCTGA